The genome window GACCTTTTTGAGCGATATGGTTACGACTTCACCAATTATTCCCGGGCATCTCTGAAGCGACGCATTGTGCGTCTGTGCTCGCTTGACAAGTTTCCAAGCTTTGCCGAATTACGATACCGCGTCAATTCTGATCCGGGCTATCTAAAACATTTTGTGGAGGAATTGACGGTCAATGTAACCGAAATGTTCCGTGACCCGCAGTTCTACAAAGCTCTCCGAACAGAGGTAATCAGTACGCTGGCTGCCAAGCCGTTTATTCGCATCTGGCATGCCGGCTGCTCAACCGGCGAGGAAGTGTATTCCATGGCCATTCTGCTAAAAGAAGCCAATCTGTTGCATAAGTCCCTGATCTACGCCACCGACCTAAACCCGACCGTATTGGAGAAAGCCCGCAAAGGCTTTTTTCCGCTGCCGCACATGAA of Tellurirhabdus bombi contains these proteins:
- a CDS encoding CheR family methyltransferase, with product MFNKLLTIEDEEVDLLLNDLFERYGYDFTNYSRASLKRRIVRLCSLDKFPSFAELRYRVNSDPGYLKHFVEELTVNVTEMFRDPQFYKALRTEVISTLAAKPFIRIWHAGCSTGEEVYSMAILLKEANLLHKSLIYATDLNPTVLEKARKGFFPLPHMKQYSENYIASGGIHDFSSYYTAHYGQVKFDESLGEKMIFSTHNLVSDRSFNEFDLILCRNVLIYFDKDLQDRVLSLLDESLGQLGYLALGTKETLKFSSIQTRYKQLEKEKIWRKIG